Part of the Bubalus bubalis isolate 160015118507 breed Murrah chromosome 9, NDDB_SH_1, whole genome shotgun sequence genome is shown below.
ttggccacctcattcgaagagttgactcattggaaaagactctgatgctgggagggattgggggcaggaggagaaggggacgacagaggatgagatggctggatggcatcaccaactcgatggacgtgagtttgagtgaattccaggagttggtgatggacagggaggcctggtgtgctgcaattcatggagtcacaaagagtcggacacgactgagtgactgaactgaactgaagtcatattcagtatattgattctttcaatccaagaatatggtaatttgttcatctgtatcatctctgatttctttcattagtattttattagtttctctACTTGAAGAGATTCATCCCTCTAAGCCATTCTTCCATctcttttctatttgtttgtttgtttcagcatAAGATCAAATTTGGGGGAATCTTCCAAGGCAAAATGAACCCTGGATTAGCATATTAATGAGGATGAGATTTACTTACATGAACATCTATGAAGGATACAGTTTTCACTTTGCATTGGCACTACAAGGACTTACAGCAACCTATTCTTAATCTTTGTCAATTACAAAATCACCCAAAAATGATCCCAGCATATTCTAAGCTTTTGattgcaaaacaaaataaacaccaggtgaataaaaatttatttgtcatattttagtGCCTTACACATAAGAAGGAAGTTAAAATTAAGTAGGTAAATGGACGGACAGTCCTTATTGAGTGTggtctttttaaataaacattctaTTGTATCAGGATCCTGTATCTATTAAAGCTTCTCAAATAACCAAAAGataattaatagaaaaaatattaccAGTCTACTAGATGAAAACTTTTACAATAGGAAAATTGACCAAGGGAGATGATTTAACTAACAAAAGGTCTTGATTTATTCATGTTTTGTTTCATAAGTCATTTTATTAGGCAATAAATGGAAGTTACTAAAGGATTGTAGCAATATCTATCTTAATAATAATAGAAGTCAAATCTAATCAATCAGTAAATAGTGATTTCCAGACACATAATGAACTCTACATGAATAAAATTATGGTAACAGTTTAAATTTAAAGATTAGAGAACACAGACATTTATAAAAGATAACAAAGAATACTGAACCCCAAACCCAATTGAATTATCCTTACAAAAGTTTTCTAAATAGAGGTGCTACATAGACTATAGtcatcagaaaatatttaatttgtattgaACATTTGACTTTAAATCAACAAGGACATGAAAATTATTCCTCGCATTTTCTATTCTAAAGTTTGTCAGAAATACAGACACAAAAGGCACGTGAAAATATGTAACATAAAAATATCCATTCAGGACTTTCAAAGGGCTGTTTGGACTGACTGGAATGATTTATAATGCTACCTGAAGAAAATGCTCTCTGAGAGATGTCTGTCAGTGAATCCAGACAAGTGAGTTGGCTGTTGCTGAGATACTGGCTGTGTTCAGCTACAGTTCTTAAGTGTTGGTGTCAAAAGAATTATTTTGCCTGATATAATTCAGGATAGTGAACATGATAGTGAATATTTCTCAGAACCAACAATATATTTTCTAGAACTACTGTGTGCCAGTAGCCACAGTACCAAGAAAGCTTGTACCCAGCTCCTTCTAGTACTTCTTGGACACATCCCCTGCTCTGACTTTCTGGGAGTATGTACATCTCCCCTGTATTCTCCTTAGAGCTGTAACCACATCTTTATTTCTCAAGCTGTAGATGAGTGGGTTGAGCATTGGAGTGAGTATGGTGTAGAAGGCAGATACAACCTTGTCTTTCTCTGGTGTGTGATATGATTGGGGCAGCACATTGGTGTAGAAGGCTGCCCCATAGAAAATGATCACCACCACAATATGGGATGAACAGGTAGCAAAGGCTTTGCGCCGGCCCTCAGCAGAGTTCATCCGATGCACTGTGAGCAGGATGCGTATGTAGGAAACAGAGATGATGGATATAGGGATGAGCAGCATCAGCACACAGCAGGCATACATCAGGGTGTGGTAGAGTGATGTGTCAATACAAGACAGCTTCAGTACTGCTGGGATCTCACAGAAAAAGTGATTGATCTCTCGGGACCCACAGTAAGGGAAGCTCATAGTAAAGGGAGTCAGCATGAACCCATCCAAGGAGCCACCAACCCAGGAACCCACCACCATAAACAAGCAAATCCTGCGGTTCATGAGGAGAGGATATCGAAGAGGGTTGCACACAGCCACATACCTGTCATAGGCCATAAGACCCAGTAAGAAGAACTCCCCTCCAATCAGGGTCAGGTAGAGGAAGATCTGAAGTGCACAGCCCAGGAAGGAGATGGTCTTTTCCTTGGACAAGAGATCTTGCAACATCTTGGGGACAGTGATGCAGATGTAGACAGTGTCCATGATGGACAGTTGGCTAAGCAGGAAGTACATGGGCgtgtggaggtgggagtctgTGTGAATGAGCAGAATCATGACCATGTTGGCTGTAAGAGCCACCAGAAAGATGGAGAAGACCACTGCAAAGATAAACCCAGGGAATGTGGGATGTGTGATGAGGCCCAAGAGGATGAAGTCAGTGGAATTTTGAAGAACTGTCTCCATGTTTACATCACATAATAGCTCCTAGAACTGCAAAGACAGGAAGTTGTTAGGTTAATTAATAATCCAAAATTTAGGGAGGGCCTACCATGGATAGTATGTCAGAAGCAGAGTGAGATAAAGGAAAGAACATCAGTTCAGAATCATATTGAATCCGTCTTGGcatttccaaccagtccattctgaaggagaacagccctgggacttctttggaaggaatgatgctaaagctgaaactccagtgctttggccacctcatgcaaagagttgactcattggaaaagactctgatgctgggagagattggggacaggaggagaaggggatggcagaggacgagatggctggatggcatcactgacttgatggacgtgaatctaagtgaactccgggagttggtgatggacagggaggcctggcgtgctgcgattcatggggtcgcaaagagtcggacacgactgagcgactgaactgactgaactgactgaacattgGACAGAAAAATTAATCTATAAACTAACTCAGTTTCATCACTTGTGAAAAGTTATCATAGATCTATATCTCTGTAGGCTGATATAAGATATAAATGTAATAATTTATACagtatcattttcaaatttttctttatttttattttgaactatcttctgtatatattttataatcttattttagaatgaaaatttCTCCAGTTTGATAACTGTGCCTTACCCTTCATAATTGCCTTGCAATCAATATGTATGGGTAGATTAAATTTAAATTGCTCTCTGCCATTTAATATTGCATTGTTAACATCATGGACATCCATTTGTGATTTCATAAACTGATAAAAAATAAGCATGAAGCCAATAAATTTAGATAATTTGGCTGCTGTTATAATTAAGCTGCTTTGTGAATGGTTGGAACATCAGGAATTAACAAGGCAATACTACAAACTTTAATTAATGGTCAATATCTGTGGCCTATggttagatgtttttctgccaaGGAAGTTCATGTTTTAGGCACAGGTCATTTTAAGTATTTGGATCCATTTTTTCCTCACAGAATAATTTAGGGTCATAAATCTCAAATGAGTACCACCTTAAATGTATTCTACAAGCAAGGCTTTGGGTTCTTCATCATTGTGGTCTTTCTGATTGACACCACTGAGTGGACTGAGATTTTATGACATAGAATGGCCTCGTATCATTTCATAGTGACCTAAGCAATTTTTTATTGTTCAGCCAAACATTAACAGTTTTTCTGACATTCTgagattattaaaattttatattgtccTAGGAATCCATTACTACttgctttggtttttatttttaattccttaacAATTATACTTCTACACTGTTATTTATCCTCTATGTTTATAAGTAAAGGCAACTCTAGATGGAAATGAGATTCCTGAATTTAGAGGGAAAAAACTCAATTGAACTAGATGGAATGGACTCTTGTATCTTTTATTCTTGAGAGATGTAAAAGTGCACTTCTTATATATATTCAGGAACATTGAGGAATGAGTTTATTATTACCATTGTTTTATAGTGTACATTTCTGTAGTGTACATCTCTTCATTTTAGTGACAGAATTACTGAAGAagtatatttctataaaatatattagttACTAATACTTtatctggatttttaaataaatatatagtctTTGAGGTATTAAGAATGAATTAATCTTTATGCTGAAGCAGAACTATTAGAAACAATACTGAGACTTTTTCTGAGTGTTCATTAAAGATGTAATTACGTTATAGACTAGGTAAATGAGCAAAATTCcagaggaagaaagtaaaaa
Proteins encoded:
- the LOC102398858 gene encoding olfactory receptor 2T2 gives rise to the protein METVLQNSTDFILLGLITHPTFPGFIFAVVFSIFLVALTANMVMILLIHTDSHLHTPMYFLLSQLSIMDTVYICITVPKMLQDLLSKEKTISFLGCALQIFLYLTLIGGEFFLLGLMAYDRYVAVCNPLRYPLLMNRRICLFMVVGSWVGGSLDGFMLTPFTMSFPYCGSREINHFFCEIPAVLKLSCIDTSLYHTLMYACCVLMLLIPISIISVSYIRILLTVHRMNSAEGRRKAFATCSSHIVVVIIFYGAAFYTNVLPQSYHTPEKDKVVSAFYTILTPMLNPLIYSLRNKDVVTALRRIQGRCTYSQKVRAGDVSKKY